The following are encoded together in the Myxococcus virescens genome:
- a CDS encoding sensor histidine kinase — translation MPPTPAKKRQRPLAEPSAEALSPELLQTLLEALPDAFFLLDARWCLAYVNPDMARLLGDAARLQDDVRRVCPELLELSRHLHFEQPVSEQPSVRYEHAWPGAEICLDVRVRPVEGGLLVHCRDITEERKGREALRRNGEVFRAILEGTTDAVYTKDLDGRFTMMNAAGAKAVGYRAEDVVGRTDLELFDPAVARTNAANDREVFAFGRTVTYEDAQPGVDGPRVWLSTKGVLRDAEGKVFGLFGISRDITQRKWAEEEARRHSEFQEQLMGIVTHDIRSPLGAIMNWSRVLAAGGTDEDAQRTSQRIATAAVRIERLTRLLLDFTRTRLMGGVAIEPRPVDLKDLVAKVAHEFGVAFPQRTVEVDPKGNTQGVWDPDRLAQVTSNLVENALKYSPPDTPVRLTARGLRTRVVLEVHNAGRPIPDNLLPHLFEPFRGGPQSSRTLKMSYGLGLFIVREIVQAHGGTIEVRSDEAEGTTFTVTLPRRSMPARPPQPPTGSPRD, via the coding sequence ATGCCCCCCACCCCCGCCAAGAAGCGCCAGCGTCCCCTGGCCGAGCCTTCCGCCGAGGCACTCTCCCCCGAGCTGCTGCAAACGCTCCTGGAGGCGCTCCCGGACGCCTTCTTCCTGCTCGATGCGCGGTGGTGTCTGGCGTACGTGAATCCAGACATGGCCCGGCTGCTCGGCGACGCGGCGCGGTTGCAGGACGACGTGCGCCGGGTGTGCCCGGAGCTGCTGGAGCTGAGCCGTCACCTGCACTTCGAGCAGCCCGTCTCCGAGCAGCCCTCCGTCCGCTACGAGCACGCCTGGCCGGGAGCGGAGATTTGCCTCGACGTGCGCGTGCGCCCGGTGGAGGGCGGCCTGCTGGTGCACTGCCGCGACATCACCGAGGAGCGCAAGGGGCGCGAGGCGCTGCGCCGCAACGGCGAGGTGTTCCGCGCCATCCTCGAAGGCACCACGGACGCCGTCTACACGAAGGACCTGGACGGCCGCTTCACGATGATGAACGCGGCGGGCGCGAAGGCCGTGGGCTACCGCGCCGAGGACGTGGTGGGGCGCACGGACCTCGAGCTGTTCGACCCGGCGGTGGCGCGCACCAACGCGGCGAACGACCGCGAGGTGTTCGCCTTCGGCCGCACCGTCACCTACGAGGACGCGCAGCCGGGCGTGGACGGGCCGCGCGTGTGGCTGTCCACCAAGGGCGTGCTGCGTGACGCCGAGGGCAAGGTGTTTGGCCTGTTCGGCATCAGCCGCGACATCACCCAGCGCAAGTGGGCGGAAGAGGAGGCCCGGCGGCACTCCGAGTTCCAGGAGCAGCTCATGGGCATCGTCACCCATGACATCCGCAGCCCGCTGGGCGCCATCATGAACTGGTCGCGCGTGCTCGCCGCGGGCGGCACCGACGAGGATGCGCAGCGCACCAGTCAGCGCATCGCCACCGCGGCGGTGCGCATCGAGCGGCTCACCCGGCTGCTGCTGGACTTCACGCGCACGCGGCTGATGGGCGGCGTGGCCATTGAGCCCCGGCCGGTGGACCTGAAGGACCTGGTGGCCAAGGTGGCCCACGAGTTCGGCGTGGCCTTCCCCCAGCGCACCGTCGAGGTGGACCCCAAGGGCAACACCCAGGGCGTGTGGGACCCGGATCGGCTGGCGCAGGTGACGTCCAACCTGGTGGAGAACGCGCTCAAGTACAGCCCGCCGGACACGCCGGTGCGGCTGACGGCGCGCGGGCTGCGCACCCGGGTGGTGCTGGAGGTCCACAACGCCGGCCGCCCCATTCCGGACAACCTGCTGCCCCACCTCTTCGAGCCCTTCCGCGGCGGGCCCCAGAGCTCGCGCACGCTGAAGATGAGCTACGGGCTGGGGCTCTTCATCGTCCGGGAAATCGTCCAGGCGCACGGCGGCACCATCGAGGTCCGCTCCGATGAGGCGGAAGGCACCACCTTCACCGTGACGCTGCCGCGCCGCTCCATGCCGGCCCGGCCGCCCCAGCCTCCCACCGGAAGCCCGCGCGACTAG